The Mycolicibacterium insubricum DNA segment AACCCGTCGAGACCGGCGCCGCGCCGGCCGACACCGGCTACACCGCCGGCGGGGCGCCGACCTTCGAGATGGTCCGGGAGAAGATCGAGACCCGGTTCGGCACGTCCATCGGGTCGCAGGAGCTGGCCGCGCAAACCCCGGAGGGCCGCCGCGTCGAGGAGCAGTTCGAGGCCCGGCAGAAGGCCGCCGCCGAGAAGCTCGAGGAGATCCGCCGGTCGATGAAGGCCGACGGGAACGGCTGAACTTCGTCACGAGCGGCCAGCTGCTGCGCGAGCGGCCAGCGGCGTCCGCATTCCCCAGGACGGGCCGCGCGCAGGGGTACGCGGTGGAGCGCTCGCGCAGTAGCGGGCCGCTCGCTGCTCAGGGAGGGCTGCCCAGGTCGGGCGGTTCGGGGATGTTGAGCGATGGCAACGCTGGTGAATCGGCCCCGCCGAGGTGCATGACGCTGACCACGTACTCGAAATCGGAGCCATTTCCGGCAAACACGTTGGGGGCCGGGACGCCCGTCGGGCACAGCGTCACCGTGTAGGCGTCACTCTTGGTAGCGTCGCCGACGCTCTTGTCGAACGACGAGCCGTTCGCACAGTTCGAGACCGGATTGCCCTCGCTCCACTGCTTGAAACCAGCGTCGATGAGCAGCTTCTGCGCCCGCGCCTCCGCGTCGGGACCGGCGTCGGCCACGGTCAACACCCACGCATCGGTGGTGCCCTCGAGCTGGAGCCCCGACGGCCGTTTGCCGGTGATCGTCCCCTTGATCACCGGAACCGCCGACGGGAACCCGGCCGGCAGCGCGTCGGCGGAGGCTCGATCCGGCGAGGGCTGCGCAGAGGTGGCGGCAGCCGCCGAGGAACCGGGGTTCTGGTCGTTGCCTTTCTGGTCCGCGCCGCCACACCCCGCGAGCACGACGGCACCCACCGATCCGACCGCCAGCAACACTGAGATCCGATGCGTCATGGGGTTCAGTAGAACACGGTGACGACCACCCACGGCACGCTGTTTTGCCCGCCGCCGTCGAGGCAGCAACCGCACTCCCAGCCTGGCCGCATATCCTCGCTGCTCATGAAGTCCATCAGTCCCCCGCAGCAGGTCGCCCGCTCCGGGGGCAGCTTCGCCTGGGTGCCCGCCGCGGTCGGGACGTTCATCGGTGTGATCGCCACCCTGTCGCTGATCGCCAGCGTGTCGCCGCTGTTCCGGGCGCTGATCGAGGTGCCGCGCGAGTTCGTCAACGACTACATCTTCAACTTCCCCGACACCAGCTTCGCCTGGGCGTTCGTGCTGGCGCTGCTGGCCGCGGCGCTCGTCGCCCGCAAGCGGATCGCCTGGTGGATCCTGATGATCTACCTGGGAGCCTCGGTCGCCCTCAACCTCGCGGGCCTCGGCGATCCGAACGAGAGCGCGGGTCGGGAAGCCGGCGAGATCATCGGCCTGTCCGTCCACATCGTCGCGCTGATCCTGGTCGGGCTGTCCTACCGTCAGTTCTGGGCCAGGGTTCGCCGCGCCGCGCTGCTCAAAGCCGCCGCGACACTGATCGCGGGCATGGCCGTCGGGATCGGCATCGGCTGGGGTCTGGTCACACTGTTCCCCGGCACGCTCGCCCGGGCCGACCGGCTGCCGTACGTCATCAACCGGGTGGTCGCGTTCTCCGGTTTCGGCAAGGAGTCCTTCGAGGGCCACACCCACGTCTGGGTCAACGCCCTGCTAGGCCTGTTCGGGGCGCTGGCGCTGATGGTCGCGGCCATCGTGCTGTTCCGCTCCCAGCGCGCCGACAACGCACTGACCGGCGACGACGAGACCGCCATCCGGGCGCTGCTGGAGCGGTACGGCAAGGACGACTCCCTCGGTTACTTCGCCACCCGTCGGGACAAGTCGGTGGTGTTCGCACCCAACGGCCGGGCCGCCATCACCTACCGGGTCGAGGTCGGGGTGTGCCTGGCCAGCGGCGACCCGGTCGGCGACCCCCGGGCCTGGCCGGCGGCCATCGCCGAATGGCTGCGGTTGTGCCTGACCTACGGCTGGGCCCCGGGGGTGATGGGGGCCAGTGCGACCGGCGCCAAGGCGTTCGCCGACGCCGGCATCAACGCCCTGGAGCTCGGCGACGAGGCGATCCTGTATCCGGACCGGTTCAAGCTGTCCGGGCCGGACATGGCACCGGTGCGCCAGGCCGTCACCCGCGCCCGGCGCGCCGGGCTGACCGTACGGATCCGGCGACACCGCGACCTGAGCGCGGCGGAGATGGCCGAGGTGATCGCCCACGCCGACGCGTGGCGCGACACCGAGACCGAACGCGGCTTCTCCATGGCGTTGGGCCGCCTCGGCGACCCGGGAGACGGCGACTGCCTGCTGGTGGAGGCCGTCCGCGAAGGTGGCGAGGACCCCGAGGTGGTGGCCATGCTGTCACTGGTGCCGTGGGGCGCCACCGGGGTGTCGCTGGACCTGATGCGCCGTTCCCGACAGTCCCCCAACGGCACCATCGAGCTGATGGTCAGCGAGCTCGCGCTGCAGTCCGAACGCCTCGGCCTCAGCCGGATCTCACTGAACTTCGCCATGCTGCGCTCCGCCTTCGAGGAGGGCGCCCAGCTCGGCGCCGGGCCGGTGGCCAGGCTGTGGCGACGGATGCTGATGTTCTTCTCCCGCTGGTGGCAGCTGGAGTCGCTGTACCGGTCCAACATGAAATACGACCCGGAGTGGGTGCCGCGCTACGTCTGCTATTCCGACGCCCGGCTGATCCCGCGGGTCGGGGTGGCCTCGGTGATCGCCGAGGGATTCCTGGTCCTGCCGTTCAGCCGGCGCAACGAGCAGCACACCGGTCAGCACACGACGGCACCGCGCACCCCGGTGTCCGCCGAGATACCGCCGGCCGAGGAGCCCGTCGGCACCGACGGACGTCGGCTGCCCGAGCAGGTGCGGGTGCGGATGGCCAAACTCGACGAGCTGACCCGCCGCGGCCTCGACGCCTACCCGGCCGGCGAACCGCCCAGTCACACCGTGGCGCAGGCGCTGGCGGCCGCCGACGGGACCGAGGTGAGGGTCGCGGGCCGCATCCTGCGGCTGCGCGACTACGGCGGCGTGCTGTTCGCGCAGTTGCGCGACTGGTCCGGCGAGGTTCAGCTGCTGCTGGAGGACGGCGCCACCGTCGACTTCACCGCCGCCATCGATCTCGGTGACCTGGTCGAGGCCACCGGCACCATGGGCGCCAGCCGCAACGGCACTCGGTCGCTGCTGGTGACCGGGTGGCGGCTGATCGGCAAGTGCCTACGCCCACTGCCGGACAAATGGAAGGGCCTGTCGGATCCGGAGGCGCGGGTGCGGACCCGCTACGTCGACCTGGCCGTCAACCCGGACTCGCGCGCGCTGATCGCGGCCCGCAGCCAGATCCTGCGCTCGATCCGCGACACCCTTTTCGACAAGGGGTTCCTGGAGGTCGAGACCCCGATCCTGCAGCAGATCCACGGTGGCGCCAACGCTCGTCCGTTCCACACCCACATCAACGCCTACGACCTGGACCTCTACCTGCGGATCGCGCCCGAGCTCTACCTCAAGCGACTGTGCGTCGGCGGGGTGGAGCGGGTGTTCGAGCTGGGCCGGGCGTTCCGCAACGAGGGCGTCGACTTCAGCCACAACCCCGAGTTCACGCTGCTGGAGGCCTATCAGGCCCACGCCGACTACCGCACCTGGATCGACGGGGCCCGCGAGTTGATCCAGAACGCAGCGATCGCCGCCAACGGCAGCGCGACCGCGCTGCGTCCCCGGGCCGACGGGACCCTGGAACCCGTCGACATCTCCGGGCAGTGGCCGGTCGTCGGCGTGCACGACGCGGTGTCGGCGGCCCTGGGCGAGCACGTGCAGCCCGATACGGACCTGGCCACCCTGCGCCGGTGGTGTGACGCCGCAGGGATCGCCTATCAGCGCGGCTGGGACGCCGGGGCGGTGGTGCTGGAGATGTACGAGCACCTGGTGGAGGACCGCACCGAGGAGCCGACGTTCTACGTCGACTTCCCCGCGTCGGTGTCGCCGCTGACCCGGCCGCACCGCAGCATTCCCGGCGTGGCCGAACGCTGGGACCTGGTGGCCTGGGGTGTCGAGCTGGGGACGGCCTACACGGAGCTGACCGACCCGGTGCTGCAGCGCCGGCGGCTGCACGAGCAGTCACTGCTGGCCGCCGGCGGCAACCCCGAGGCGATGGAGCTCGACGAGGACTTCCTGCAGGCCCTGGAGTACGCGATGCCGCCCACCGGCGGGCTCGGCATGGGCGTGGATCGTGTCGTCATGCTGATCACCGGCCGCAGCATCCGCGAAACGCTGCCGTTTCCGCTGGCCAAGCCCCGCTGAACGACGGCCGCCGCCCCGATGGGTGGCGGCCTTCCAGCGCGCTCACAGCAACCGTGAAGGTTTGCCCGCGAGGATGAGCGGGTGACGCCTTCCCCGACCGCCGGTGCTCTGTTGCTGGCCGATGCGCCGCAGATGTTCCGGCACCACATCTCGCTGATGCACGGCTGGGTGCCGATCACCGTTCAGGTGCTCGCCGGCCTCACCGTGCTGGTCGCGCTCGGGATCCGCACCCGCCGCTGGTGGGTCGTCAGCCTGCCGATTCTGATCGGCGCCGGCGTCGGCCTGGCGGCGATCACCCACCAGTTCATCTCCACCGGCGGCTATGCCGGGGACCCGGCGCCGCACGGGCTGTGGATCTGGACGGCGATGACCGGCCTGGCCGCGGTTCTGGTGGTGCTCGGCTGGCGGAATGTGCGCTGGTGGCGCCGCGCGGCGTCGCTGATGGCGGTGCCGCTGTGCCTGCTCAGCGCGGGCCTCGCGCTGAACCTGTGGGTCGGGTACTTCCCCACCGTGCAGACCGCCTGGAACCAGCTGACCGCGGGGCCGCTGCCGGACCAGACCGATCAGGGCACGGTGACCGCGATGGTGGCCTCCGTCGCGCAGACC contains these protein-coding regions:
- the lysX gene encoding bifunctional lysylphosphatidylglycerol synthetase/lysine--tRNA ligase LysX; this translates as MKSISPPQQVARSGGSFAWVPAAVGTFIGVIATLSLIASVSPLFRALIEVPREFVNDYIFNFPDTSFAWAFVLALLAAALVARKRIAWWILMIYLGASVALNLAGLGDPNESAGREAGEIIGLSVHIVALILVGLSYRQFWARVRRAALLKAAATLIAGMAVGIGIGWGLVTLFPGTLARADRLPYVINRVVAFSGFGKESFEGHTHVWVNALLGLFGALALMVAAIVLFRSQRADNALTGDDETAIRALLERYGKDDSLGYFATRRDKSVVFAPNGRAAITYRVEVGVCLASGDPVGDPRAWPAAIAEWLRLCLTYGWAPGVMGASATGAKAFADAGINALELGDEAILYPDRFKLSGPDMAPVRQAVTRARRAGLTVRIRRHRDLSAAEMAEVIAHADAWRDTETERGFSMALGRLGDPGDGDCLLVEAVREGGEDPEVVAMLSLVPWGATGVSLDLMRRSRQSPNGTIELMVSELALQSERLGLSRISLNFAMLRSAFEEGAQLGAGPVARLWRRMLMFFSRWWQLESLYRSNMKYDPEWVPRYVCYSDARLIPRVGVASVIAEGFLVLPFSRRNEQHTGQHTTAPRTPVSAEIPPAEEPVGTDGRRLPEQVRVRMAKLDELTRRGLDAYPAGEPPSHTVAQALAAADGTEVRVAGRILRLRDYGGVLFAQLRDWSGEVQLLLEDGATVDFTAAIDLGDLVEATGTMGASRNGTRSLLVTGWRLIGKCLRPLPDKWKGLSDPEARVRTRYVDLAVNPDSRALIAARSQILRSIRDTLFDKGFLEVETPILQQIHGGANARPFHTHINAYDLDLYLRIAPELYLKRLCVGGVERVFELGRAFRNEGVDFSHNPEFTLLEAYQAHADYRTWIDGARELIQNAAIAANGSATALRPRADGTLEPVDISGQWPVVGVHDAVSAALGEHVQPDTDLATLRRWCDAAGIAYQRGWDAGAVVLEMYEHLVEDRTEEPTFYVDFPASVSPLTRPHRSIPGVAERWDLVAWGVELGTAYTELTDPVLQRRRLHEQSLLAAGGNPEAMELDEDFLQALEYAMPPTGGLGMGVDRVVMLITGRSIRETLPFPLAKPR